The Streptomonospora litoralis genome window below encodes:
- the mug gene encoding G/U mismatch-specific DNA glycosylase yields the protein MSAPRSTASAGESAEPGSGEPGGEPRRGAGPRRPGKDELAAARGAVIPDILAPGLDILFCGINPGLYSGWSGYHFARPGNRFWPALHLAGLTPRRLRPDEQHLLPHWGLGVTNLAARATARADELSAAELRAGGEALARTLRAHRPGALAVLGVTAFRQAFGAPDARIGPRQEPVAETPVWVLPNPSGLNAHYSTEGIAAELRAMAEAVRGRAAGSG from the coding sequence ATGAGCGCCCCACGCAGCACCGCGTCCGCCGGCGAATCCGCCGAGCCGGGCTCCGGCGAGCCCGGCGGCGAGCCGCGTCGGGGAGCCGGACCGCGCCGTCCCGGCAAGGACGAGCTGGCCGCGGCCCGGGGTGCGGTGATTCCCGACATCCTCGCGCCGGGCCTGGACATCCTCTTCTGCGGCATCAACCCCGGCCTGTACTCCGGCTGGAGCGGCTACCACTTCGCCCGCCCCGGCAACCGGTTCTGGCCGGCGCTGCACCTGGCCGGCCTCACCCCGCGGCGGCTGCGCCCCGACGAGCAGCACCTGCTGCCGCACTGGGGCCTGGGCGTCACCAATCTGGCGGCCCGCGCCACCGCACGCGCCGACGAGCTGAGCGCAGCGGAGCTGCGCGCCGGCGGCGAGGCTCTGGCGCGGACTCTGCGCGCCCACCGCCCCGGCGCACTGGCGGTGCTCGGGGTGACGGCCTTCCGGCAGGCGTTCGGCGCCCCTGATGCCCGCATCGGCCCACGTCAGGAACCCGTCGCCGAGACGCCGGTATGGGTGCTGCCCAACCCAAGCGGCCTCAACGCCCACTACAGCACCGAGGGCATCGCCGCCGAACTGCGCGCGATGGCCGAGGCGGTGCGGGGCCGGGCCGCCGGATCCGGTTAA
- the dxs gene encoding 1-deoxy-D-xylulose-5-phosphate synthase: protein MTLLDSLRNPDDLKRLPAEALPRLADEIREFLVTEVTRTGGHLGPNLGVVELTMALHRVFDSPRDPILFDTGHQSYVHKLFTGRQDFSKLRNRGGLSGYPSRAESEHDFIENSHASTVLSYADGLAKANAIQRRSDRSVVAVVGDGALTGGMAWEALNNIAAGPDRRVVIVVNDNGRSYSPTTGGLADHLASLRMTQGYEQALDLAKSALNRAPVVGQPLYEALHGLKKGLKDAIQPQMMFEDLGLKYLGPIDGHDEQAVEKALRRARGFGGPVIVHCLTQKGKGHAPAENHQEDQFHAIGAAKPAPKAPAEEPAPAPQKWTKVFSEEIVALGAERSDIVGITAAMLHPTGLAPFAEAYPDRCFDVGIAEQHATTSATGLAMGGLHPVIAVYATFLNRCFDQVLMDAALHGQGVTFCLDRSGVTGPDGASHHGMWDLSLLQVVPGLRLAVPRDAPRLREELREAVAVEDAPTALRYPTGAVAPEIEAVGRVGSMDVLRRATGGGHGEDLLLVAVGPMAQTCCEVADRMADQGIGVTVVDPRWVKPLDPALVDEAGRHRVVAVVEDNGRVGAVGDAVARTLRDAELDIPVRTFGIEQEFLHHAKRDDILAELGLSPQSLARKLTETVSRQDERQPSDEEPAGK, encoded by the coding sequence TTGACGCTACTCGACTCGCTGCGCAATCCGGACGACCTCAAGCGGCTCCCGGCCGAGGCGCTGCCGCGCCTGGCGGACGAGATCCGGGAGTTCCTCGTCACCGAGGTCACCCGCACCGGAGGGCACCTGGGTCCCAACCTGGGCGTGGTCGAGCTCACCATGGCGCTGCACCGGGTGTTCGACTCGCCACGCGACCCCATCCTCTTCGACACCGGCCACCAGTCCTACGTGCACAAGCTGTTCACCGGCCGCCAGGACTTCTCCAAGCTGCGCAACCGGGGCGGCCTGTCGGGCTACCCTTCGCGAGCGGAGTCCGAGCACGACTTCATCGAGAACTCCCACGCCTCCACCGTGCTCTCCTACGCCGACGGCCTGGCCAAGGCCAACGCCATCCAGCGCCGCTCCGACCGCAGCGTCGTGGCCGTGGTGGGCGACGGCGCGCTGACCGGCGGCATGGCCTGGGAGGCGCTGAACAACATCGCCGCCGGCCCCGACCGCCGGGTGGTCATCGTCGTCAACGACAACGGCCGCTCCTACTCGCCCACCACGGGCGGCCTGGCCGACCACCTCGCCTCGCTGCGCATGACCCAGGGCTACGAGCAGGCGCTCGATCTCGCCAAGTCCGCGCTCAACCGCGCGCCGGTGGTCGGCCAGCCGCTGTACGAGGCGCTGCACGGGCTGAAGAAGGGCCTCAAGGACGCCATCCAGCCGCAGATGATGTTCGAGGACCTGGGCCTGAAATACCTCGGCCCCATCGACGGCCACGACGAGCAGGCCGTGGAGAAGGCGCTGCGCCGCGCCCGCGGCTTCGGCGGCCCGGTGATCGTGCACTGCCTCACGCAGAAGGGCAAGGGCCACGCCCCCGCCGAGAACCACCAGGAGGACCAGTTCCACGCCATCGGAGCGGCCAAGCCCGCACCGAAGGCGCCCGCGGAGGAGCCCGCGCCCGCACCCCAGAAGTGGACCAAGGTCTTCAGCGAGGAGATCGTCGCCCTCGGCGCCGAGCGTTCCGACATCGTCGGCATCACCGCGGCGATGCTGCACCCCACGGGGCTGGCGCCCTTCGCCGAGGCCTACCCCGACCGCTGCTTCGACGTCGGCATCGCCGAGCAGCACGCCACCACCTCGGCCACCGGCCTGGCCATGGGCGGGCTGCACCCCGTCATCGCCGTCTACGCCACCTTCCTCAACCGCTGCTTCGACCAGGTGCTCATGGACGCCGCCCTGCACGGCCAGGGCGTCACGTTCTGCCTGGACCGCTCCGGGGTCACCGGCCCCGACGGTGCGAGCCACCACGGCATGTGGGACCTCTCCCTCCTGCAGGTGGTTCCCGGCCTGCGGCTGGCCGTGCCGCGCGACGCGCCCCGGCTGCGCGAGGAGCTGCGCGAGGCGGTCGCCGTCGAGGACGCGCCGACCGCGCTGCGCTATCCGACGGGTGCCGTGGCGCCCGAGATCGAGGCGGTGGGCCGCGTCGGCTCGATGGACGTCCTGCGCCGCGCTACCGGCGGCGGGCACGGCGAAGACCTGCTGCTGGTGGCCGTGGGGCCCATGGCCCAGACCTGCTGCGAGGTCGCCGACCGCATGGCCGACCAGGGAATCGGTGTCACGGTGGTCGACCCGAGGTGGGTCAAACCGCTCGACCCCGCTCTGGTCGACGAGGCCGGCCGCCACCGCGTGGTCGCCGTCGTCGAGGACAACGGCCGCGTGGGCGCCGTCGGCGACGCCGTGGCGCGCACGCTGCGCGACGCCGAGCTGGACATCCCGGTGCGCACCTTCGGCATCGAGCAGGAGTTCCTGCACCACGCCAAGCGCGACGACATCCTCGCCGAGCTGGGCCTGAGCCCGCAGAGCCTGGCCCGCAAGCTCACCGAGACCGTCTCGCGCCAGGACGAGCGGCAGCCCTCCGACGAGGAGCCCGCGGGCAAGTAG
- a CDS encoding MMPL family transporter — MFAALGRFTHRWRVWVLVATALFAAFSAVWGTGVFGAVSDGGFEPPQAESSRAADVLEEELGHDQVDVVAVYRSDEIRIDNPSFAAQIRNLREDLPDDRIRSMQTYLDEDLGRTERGVLISEDRHATYVPITLAGDSDRERMHNFEAIREELDAGPLETNIGGVLGVQYDLSTQAESDVVRAELISLPVLLVLLVVIFGGVVAALMPLAVGGMAILGSLTLLRALTHVTEVSVFAVNVATILGLGLAIDYGLFIVSRFREELGRGASVSEAVPRTLSTAGRTVAFSGITVMIAFAGLLFFPQPILRSIGFGGIAVVLFDVLAALIALPALLSVTGRRIDALRLFARGRRRRELVRARAAEAGRPPRARHREGGWARLAHSVMRRPVLYLVVVGGVLVAFASSLAYTELGSSDERYLPQSATSRQAMESLREDFPAGGIGRIDVAVTGGVGESELADFADRLGGLEGAESAEVARTGEDVAHITVAYEGAADAPATSELVREVRDAAPPEGAGEVLVGGPAAMQIDNVAAIVDALPATLAFVVAVTLVLLFLAFGSVVLPLKAVIMGALSLGASLGVVVWGFQEGHLSGVLDFTTVGTIDPTFLVLIVIVAFGLAMDYELFLLSRVREEYARTGDNRHSVATGLQRTGRIITSAAILLVVVLAAMGLSDLLFLKIMGMGLAMAVIVDATLVRALLVPATMRLLGRANWWLPGPLRRLHDRIGITEGEDITEEEPLSGDREPARSG, encoded by the coding sequence ATGTTCGCAGCTCTGGGCAGGTTCACCCACCGGTGGCGGGTGTGGGTGCTCGTCGCTACGGCCCTGTTCGCCGCTTTCTCCGCGGTGTGGGGAACCGGTGTCTTCGGTGCGGTCAGCGACGGCGGCTTCGAACCCCCGCAGGCGGAGTCCTCCCGCGCGGCCGACGTGCTGGAAGAGGAGCTGGGCCACGACCAGGTCGACGTCGTCGCCGTCTACCGCAGCGACGAAATCCGCATCGACAACCCCTCCTTCGCCGCGCAGATCCGCAACCTGCGCGAGGACCTGCCCGACGACCGCATCCGGTCGATGCAGACCTACCTGGACGAAGACCTCGGCCGCACCGAGCGCGGGGTCCTCATCTCCGAGGACCGCCACGCCACCTACGTGCCGATCACTCTGGCCGGCGACTCCGACCGCGAGCGGATGCACAACTTCGAGGCCATCCGGGAGGAGCTGGACGCCGGTCCGCTGGAGACGAACATCGGCGGCGTCCTCGGTGTCCAGTACGACCTGTCCACCCAGGCCGAGTCCGACGTGGTCCGCGCCGAGCTGATCTCGCTGCCCGTCCTGCTCGTGCTGCTGGTGGTGATCTTCGGCGGCGTCGTGGCGGCGCTGATGCCGCTGGCCGTGGGCGGGATGGCCATCCTGGGCTCGCTCACCCTGCTGCGGGCGCTGACCCACGTCACCGAGGTCTCGGTCTTCGCGGTCAACGTCGCCACCATCCTGGGCCTGGGGCTGGCCATCGACTACGGCCTGTTCATCGTCAGCCGCTTCCGCGAGGAGCTGGGGCGCGGCGCGTCGGTGAGCGAGGCCGTGCCGCGCACGCTCTCCACCGCCGGGCGCACCGTCGCCTTCTCCGGCATCACCGTGATGATCGCCTTCGCCGGACTGCTGTTCTTCCCCCAGCCCATCCTGCGCTCCATCGGGTTCGGCGGCATCGCCGTCGTGCTCTTCGACGTGCTGGCGGCCCTGATCGCGCTGCCGGCACTGCTGTCGGTGACCGGGCGGCGCATCGACGCCCTGCGCCTGTTCGCCCGCGGGCGGCGCCGCCGCGAGCTGGTGCGCGCGCGGGCCGCCGAAGCCGGGCGGCCCCCACGCGCACGGCACCGCGAGGGCGGCTGGGCGCGCCTGGCGCACAGCGTGATGCGGCGGCCCGTGCTCTACCTGGTCGTCGTCGGCGGCGTGCTGGTCGCGTTCGCCTCGTCGCTGGCCTACACCGAACTGGGTTCGAGCGACGAGCGCTACCTGCCGCAGAGCGCCACCAGCCGCCAGGCCATGGAGTCGTTGCGCGAGGACTTCCCCGCGGGCGGAATCGGTCGGATCGACGTCGCGGTCACCGGCGGCGTCGGTGAGTCCGAACTGGCCGACTTCGCCGACCGATTGGGCGGCCTGGAAGGCGCGGAGTCGGCCGAGGTCGCCCGCACCGGCGAGGACGTCGCCCACATCACCGTCGCCTACGAGGGCGCCGCCGACGCCCCCGCCACCTCCGAACTGGTGCGCGAGGTGCGCGACGCGGCGCCGCCCGAGGGGGCCGGTGAGGTCCTCGTCGGCGGACCGGCCGCGATGCAGATCGACAACGTCGCCGCGATCGTCGACGCCCTGCCGGCCACCCTGGCCTTCGTCGTCGCGGTGACCCTGGTGCTGCTGTTCCTGGCGTTCGGCTCCGTGGTGCTGCCGCTGAAGGCGGTGATCATGGGCGCGCTGTCACTGGGCGCCTCACTCGGGGTGGTCGTGTGGGGCTTCCAGGAGGGCCACCTTTCGGGGGTGCTGGACTTCACCACCGTGGGCACCATCGACCCGACGTTCCTCGTGCTCATCGTCATCGTGGCGTTCGGCCTGGCGATGGACTACGAGCTGTTCCTGCTCAGCCGCGTCCGCGAGGAGTACGCCCGCACCGGCGACAACCGCCACTCGGTGGCCACCGGACTGCAGCGCACCGGCCGCATCATCACCAGCGCCGCGATCCTGCTGGTGGTGGTGCTCGCCGCGATGGGCCTGTCCGACCTGCTGTTCCTCAAGATCATGGGGATGGGCCTGGCGATGGCCGTGATCGTGGACGCGACGCTGGTGCGGGCGCTGCTGGTGCCGGCCACCATGCGGCTGCTGGGCCGGGCGAACTGGTGGCTGCCCGGGCCGCTGCGCCGGCTGCACGACCGCATCGGCATCACCGAGGGAGAGGACATCACCGAGGAGGAACCGCTTTCCGGCGACCGCGAGCCCGCGCGCTCGGGGTGA
- a CDS encoding TetR/AcrR family transcriptional regulator, giving the protein MTREPVSPQVEDVPAPNRRARVREATAREIKQIARRHLTSHGASGVSLRAIAREMGMTAPGLYRYFSGLGDLMEALQAELFAELSAAVDAAEASLPAFDADGRLLAALRAVRAWGLANRAEFALLFGPAAPQAADVEDSPAAEAGRRFASTFVALFDQLIAEGRFTVPDEPEVSAALSAQLEAFARLTGFSGGRASTGAVRVLLSCWVRFYGLVCMEVFQHLGFVSDDMEAVFEAELRDLVSGLGVVYRAP; this is encoded by the coding sequence TTGACCAGAGAGCCGGTATCGCCCCAGGTCGAGGACGTTCCCGCACCGAACCGGCGCGCACGTGTGCGCGAGGCCACAGCGCGCGAGATCAAGCAGATCGCCCGGCGCCACCTGACATCGCACGGGGCCTCGGGAGTCTCGCTGCGCGCCATTGCGCGCGAGATGGGCATGACCGCGCCCGGTCTGTACCGCTACTTCTCCGGTCTGGGCGACCTGATGGAGGCGCTGCAGGCCGAACTGTTCGCCGAACTGTCGGCCGCCGTGGACGCCGCCGAGGCGTCGCTGCCGGCCTTCGACGCCGACGGCCGGCTGCTCGCCGCGCTGCGCGCCGTGCGCGCCTGGGGGCTGGCGAACCGGGCCGAGTTCGCGCTGCTGTTCGGCCCGGCCGCGCCGCAGGCCGCCGACGTCGAGGACAGCCCCGCCGCGGAGGCCGGCCGACGCTTCGCGTCCACCTTCGTCGCCCTGTTCGACCAGCTCATCGCCGAAGGCCGTTTCACCGTGCCCGACGAGCCCGAGGTGTCGGCCGCCCTGTCCGCCCAGCTGGAGGCATTCGCCCGCCTCACCGGGTTCAGCGGCGGCCGCGCCTCGACCGGCGCCGTGCGTGTACTGCTGAGCTGCTGGGTGCGCTTCTACGGCCTGGTGTGCATGGAGGTCTTCCAGCACCTCGGCTTCGTCTCCGACGACATGGAGGCCGTCTTCGAGGCGGAGCTGCGCGACCTGGTCTCGGGCCTCGGGGTCGTCTACCGCGCTCCCTGA
- a CDS encoding neutral zinc metallopeptidase, with translation MEPTPDREWPGYGRPYAPTPPPGAFGPAAASPPPPYGHPGAGPYAAAPHAPVPGAPAPWPSAQWAQDGGAGAFVPPRRPDRSPVVWVAVGAAAVTSVAAFALCALLVVMAPPPQQSQGPPASADPARYTSREFAARPSAVKVDIDDHPVYELPMPEQVACDVPELDPESGSSWDAFSNRLGDCLGELWRPRLEKLGLRTPEPEFRISHTDPDSGSGGEDLTLAYYEMEPMAITVFMPNVGELSRYMPDSSHEAVFGALMAHEYGHHVQRLTGILDVSYELEREAADEGARLEQLRRTELQAECLAGVGLRGLKPFGRSEIDRANDLINGGGDLDSHGSTANRRRWFDKGARLDTIGACNTHAAPDAQVE, from the coding sequence GTGGAGCCCACCCCCGACCGCGAGTGGCCGGGGTACGGCCGCCCGTACGCGCCCACTCCCCCGCCCGGCGCATTCGGACCCGCGGCCGCGTCCCCGCCGCCGCCCTACGGACACCCGGGCGCCGGGCCGTATGCAGCGGCTCCGCACGCCCCCGTTCCCGGCGCCCCTGCTCCGTGGCCCTCCGCGCAGTGGGCGCAGGACGGCGGTGCGGGCGCCTTCGTACCGCCGCGCCGACCCGACCGCTCCCCCGTGGTCTGGGTGGCCGTGGGCGCAGCGGCCGTCACCTCGGTCGCAGCCTTCGCGCTCTGCGCGCTGCTGGTGGTGATGGCGCCGCCGCCCCAGCAGTCGCAGGGCCCGCCCGCGAGCGCCGACCCCGCCCGCTACACCAGCAGAGAGTTCGCGGCCCGGCCCTCCGCGGTGAAGGTCGACATCGACGACCACCCCGTCTACGAGCTGCCCATGCCCGAACAGGTCGCCTGCGACGTGCCCGAACTCGACCCCGAGTCCGGCTCTTCCTGGGACGCCTTCAGCAACCGGCTCGGGGACTGCCTGGGCGAGCTGTGGCGGCCCCGGCTGGAGAAGCTGGGTCTGCGCACCCCCGAGCCGGAGTTCCGTATCAGCCATACCGACCCCGACTCCGGATCGGGTGGGGAGGACCTGACGCTGGCCTACTACGAGATGGAACCGATGGCCATCACCGTGTTCATGCCCAACGTCGGCGAACTCTCCCGCTACATGCCCGACAGCAGCCACGAGGCCGTGTTCGGCGCGCTCATGGCACACGAGTACGGCCACCACGTGCAGCGGCTGACGGGCATCCTCGACGTCAGCTACGAACTGGAGCGCGAGGCCGCCGACGAGGGCGCGCGGCTGGAGCAGCTGCGGCGCACCGAACTGCAGGCCGAGTGCCTGGCCGGGGTCGGGCTGCGGGGCCTGAAGCCCTTCGGCCGTTCGGAGATCGACCGGGCCAACGACCTCATCAACGGCGGCGGCGACCTCGACTCCCACGGCTCGACGGCCAACCGCCGCCGCTGGTTCGACAAGGGCGCGCGCCTCGACACGATCGGCGCCTGCAACACCCACGCCGCACCCGACGCGCAGGTGGAGTAG
- a CDS encoding 3-hydroxyacyl-CoA dehydrogenase NAD-binding domain-containing protein, with protein sequence MSSSNDRGAAGGVPASPEALREVFADEVVTHALSRDVRLPYGAGKAVLITLDNGHDHTKPNTFGPAGLLSLDEAIEAARARTDIAAVCITGKPFIFAVGADLSGVPQVQTREQAHAVAKLGHDVFRKLGELDVPTFAFVNGAAMGGGVEVALHCRYRTVSSGVTAFALPEAFLGLVPGWGGTYLLPRLIGAEQALQLVVDNPLAQNRTIKGPRVHSMGIADALFEPADFVEESLRWAARVITGETAVERPEVDTGQAWDQAIETARFTLEGKLHGAAPAPVRALELVAAAKDRTRDEGFAAEDEALADLIMSDELTAGLYAFDLNQKRARRPAGAPDKSLARPITKVGVVGAGLMAGQLALLFARRLDVPVVMTDLDRERLDAGVGYVHGEIDKLQGKGRVTADQANRLKNQVSGSLSMDAFADADFVIEAVFERMPVKQDVFAQVEAVVSAEAILATNTSSLSISEMASGLEHPERVVGFHFFNPVAVLPLLEIVRGEHTDDATLATAFATAKTLKKTAVLCKDAPAFVVNRLLTLFMGEVLGAVEEGTAPETADRAVAPLGLPMSPLMLLQLVGPAVALHVAETLNASFPERFGVSDQLRRLVESGRNEIYGSDLQIDPEVREMFAAGGDRPSSEDQILRRALEALAREIRIMLDEGVVAEAADIDLCLIAGAGWPFHLGGITPYLDRSGVSEKVNGSLFHPDGPKAV encoded by the coding sequence GTGAGCAGCAGCAACGACCGGGGCGCCGCGGGCGGTGTCCCCGCCTCCCCCGAGGCCCTGCGCGAGGTTTTCGCCGACGAGGTGGTCACCCACGCGCTCTCCCGCGACGTCCGGCTGCCCTACGGTGCCGGCAAGGCGGTGCTGATCACCCTGGACAACGGGCACGACCACACCAAACCGAACACCTTCGGCCCGGCCGGGCTGCTCAGCCTGGACGAGGCGATCGAGGCGGCGCGCGCCCGCACCGACATCGCCGCCGTCTGCATCACCGGTAAGCCCTTCATCTTCGCCGTGGGCGCCGACCTGTCGGGCGTCCCGCAGGTGCAGACCCGCGAGCAGGCCCACGCGGTGGCCAAGCTGGGCCACGACGTCTTCCGCAAGCTGGGCGAGCTGGACGTGCCCACGTTCGCCTTCGTCAACGGCGCCGCCATGGGCGGCGGCGTCGAGGTGGCCCTGCACTGCCGCTACCGCACCGTGTCCTCGGGCGTGACGGCCTTCGCGCTGCCCGAGGCGTTTCTGGGCCTGGTCCCGGGATGGGGCGGCACCTACCTGCTGCCGCGGCTCATCGGCGCCGAGCAGGCGCTGCAGCTCGTCGTCGACAACCCGCTGGCGCAGAACCGGACGATCAAGGGCCCCCGGGTCCACTCGATGGGCATCGCCGACGCCCTCTTCGAGCCGGCCGACTTCGTCGAGGAGTCGCTGCGCTGGGCCGCACGCGTCATCACCGGCGAGACCGCCGTCGAGCGGCCCGAGGTCGACACCGGCCAGGCGTGGGACCAGGCGATCGAGACCGCCCGGTTCACGCTGGAGGGCAAGCTGCACGGCGCGGCCCCCGCCCCGGTGCGGGCGCTGGAGCTGGTCGCCGCGGCCAAGGACCGCACCCGCGACGAGGGCTTCGCCGCCGAGGACGAGGCGCTGGCCGACCTGATCATGAGCGACGAGCTCACCGCCGGCCTGTACGCCTTCGACCTCAACCAGAAGCGGGCCCGGCGCCCCGCGGGCGCCCCCGACAAGTCGCTGGCCCGTCCGATCACCAAGGTCGGCGTCGTGGGGGCGGGGCTGATGGCCGGGCAGCTCGCGCTGCTGTTCGCCCGGCGGCTGGACGTGCCGGTGGTGATGACCGACCTGGACCGGGAGCGGCTGGACGCGGGCGTGGGCTACGTCCACGGCGAGATCGACAAGCTGCAGGGCAAGGGCCGTGTCACCGCCGACCAGGCGAACCGGCTGAAGAACCAGGTCAGCGGCTCGCTGTCCATGGACGCCTTCGCCGACGCCGATTTCGTCATCGAGGCCGTGTTCGAGCGGATGCCGGTCAAGCAGGACGTGTTCGCTCAAGTCGAGGCGGTGGTGTCGGCGGAGGCGATCCTGGCCACCAACACCTCCTCGCTGTCGATCAGCGAAATGGCCTCGGGCCTGGAGCACCCCGAGCGGGTGGTGGGCTTCCACTTCTTCAACCCCGTGGCGGTGCTTCCGCTGCTGGAGATCGTGCGCGGCGAGCACACCGACGACGCGACGCTGGCCACGGCCTTCGCCACCGCGAAGACGCTGAAGAAGACGGCCGTGCTGTGCAAGGACGCGCCCGCCTTCGTCGTGAACCGGCTGCTGACCCTGTTCATGGGCGAGGTACTCGGCGCCGTCGAGGAGGGCACCGCCCCCGAGACGGCCGACCGGGCCGTGGCTCCGCTGGGGCTGCCCATGTCGCCGCTGATGCTGCTGCAGCTGGTCGGGCCGGCGGTGGCGCTGCACGTGGCCGAGACCTTGAACGCGTCCTTCCCGGAGCGCTTCGGCGTCTCCGACCAGCTGCGCCGCCTGGTCGAGTCGGGCCGGAACGAGATCTACGGCTCCGATCTGCAGATCGACCCCGAGGTGCGGGAGATGTTCGCCGCGGGCGGCGACCGGCCCTCCAGCGAGGACCAGATCCTGCGGCGCGCGCTGGAGGCGCTGGCCCGGGAGATCCGCATCATGCTCGACGAGGGCGTGGTGGCCGAAGCGGCCGACATCGACCTGTGCCTGATCGCGGGCGCCGGGTGGCCGTTCCACCTCGGCGGTATCACGCCCTACCTGGACCGCTCCGGCGTGTCGGAGAAGGTCAACGGCTCGCTGTTCCACCCGGACGGCCCCAAGGCGGTGTAA
- a CDS encoding FAD-dependent oxidoreductase: MTSPDPLRVAVIGSGPAGIYAADALTRQSREEVAVDIVDRLPTPYGLVRYGVAPDHTKIKGVARSLREILERPEVRFVGGVEFGRHLTREGLARSYHAVVYATGASVDRRMGIPGEDLPGSVAATDFVNWYCGHPDSEVESFLLDSEEVAVVGAGNVALDVVRVLAKDAEELHRTDVPQPMLDVLAASKVRRIHLLARRGPLQAKFTAPELRDLGRLENAEAEVRPEQIDIDPNSRAMLDAQRAARTNLKVLTEWAERADRDLPRRIAIRFWARPVEVLGEERTTGLRVEETELDADGRLRGTGVFDTIDAGMVFRSIGYAGTPLPGVPFDEESRTVPHSEGRVLDASGEVRRGDYVAGWIKRGATGVIGTNKSDAAATVRSLLDDAARLRAGAAALEPVERVLQGSGAAVTDYGDWLTIDAAEAELGAELGRGERVKLRSWEDIYGAIGR; the protein is encoded by the coding sequence ATGACGTCTCCCGATCCGCTGCGGGTGGCGGTGATCGGCTCCGGCCCCGCGGGCATCTACGCCGCGGACGCCCTCACCCGGCAAAGCCGCGAGGAGGTGGCCGTCGACATCGTCGACCGGCTGCCCACCCCCTATGGCCTGGTCCGCTACGGTGTCGCCCCCGACCACACGAAGATCAAGGGGGTGGCGCGCTCCCTGCGCGAGATCCTGGAGCGGCCCGAGGTCCGCTTCGTCGGCGGCGTGGAGTTCGGCCGCCACCTCACCCGCGAAGGACTGGCCCGCTCCTACCACGCCGTCGTCTACGCCACGGGCGCCAGCGTGGACCGCCGCATGGGCATCCCGGGCGAGGACCTGCCCGGCAGCGTCGCCGCGACCGACTTCGTGAACTGGTACTGCGGCCACCCCGACTCCGAGGTCGAGTCCTTCCTGCTCGACTCCGAGGAGGTAGCGGTGGTCGGCGCGGGCAACGTCGCCCTGGACGTGGTGCGCGTCCTGGCCAAGGACGCCGAGGAGCTGCACCGCACCGACGTTCCGCAGCCGATGCTCGACGTGCTGGCGGCCAGCAAGGTGCGCCGCATCCACCTGCTGGCCCGGCGCGGCCCGCTGCAGGCCAAGTTCACCGCGCCGGAGCTGCGCGATCTGGGCCGGCTGGAGAACGCCGAGGCCGAGGTGCGCCCCGAGCAGATCGACATCGACCCCAACAGCCGCGCCATGCTCGACGCCCAGCGCGCGGCCCGCACGAACCTGAAGGTCCTCACGGAGTGGGCCGAGCGCGCCGACCGCGACCTCCCGCGCCGCATCGCGATCCGCTTCTGGGCACGCCCGGTCGAGGTGCTGGGCGAGGAGCGCACGACGGGCCTGCGCGTGGAGGAGACCGAGCTCGACGCCGACGGGCGCCTGCGGGGCACCGGCGTCTTCGACACGATCGACGCGGGCATGGTCTTCCGCTCCATCGGCTACGCCGGGACGCCGCTGCCCGGGGTGCCCTTCGACGAGGAGTCCCGCACCGTCCCGCACAGCGAGGGCCGGGTGCTCGACGCGAGCGGCGAGGTGCGCCGCGGCGACTACGTCGCGGGCTGGATCAAACGCGGGGCGACCGGGGTGATCGGCACCAACAAGTCCGACGCGGCCGCGACGGTGCGCAGCCTGCTCGACGACGCGGCCCGGCTGCGCGCCGGTGCGGCGGCACTGGAGCCCGTCGAACGTGTCCTGCAGGGCAGCGGGGCGGCTGTCACCGACTACGGCGACTGGCTGACCATCGATGCCGCCGAGGCCGAGCTGGGCGCCGAGCTGGGCCGCGGCGAGCGGGTGAAACTGCGCAGCTGGGAGGACATCTACGGCGCGATCGGCCGCTGA